One stretch of Arachis hypogaea cultivar Tifrunner chromosome 20, arahy.Tifrunner.gnm2.J5K5, whole genome shotgun sequence DNA includes these proteins:
- the LOC112785859 gene encoding uncharacterized protein: MKQLTEDHKRRMLIERMQGERDKWLAAINTSFGHIEGMQLCKQSQLRVDKYKCLHESLINGDVDAARLGKRIILPSTFTSGPREVTSIGLKAEDRPDILCQVFKIKLDGLLDDLKEEKIFGKILGYVCTVEFQKRGLLHAHILLFMSNEFKPQTPYDIDKHITAEIPDENERPNLHGAVQNYMRTFIDEAGFPKYRRTDNGRTVKKMECVLDNKFVVPYNLELLLKFGCHVNMEYTCQTSSIKYLFKYVHKGNDRVTATLYNAGDPSEATQVVDEIRNYYDCRYISACEAVWRLFGYKIQEKEPFVIRLSFHLEDEQPVVYGETSNVNDIVERAIFHKSIFLGWMAANMSYLYARSLTYAEFPTKFFWKDDSSKWFPRKKGFTIGRLTHVPADLTMSDDEIKQLCLMDIDKILHFYGKTLKDYPPMPLATEVDSSLLTERVIREELNFNRDDLKKNTSDMLAIATLEQRYAFDKIVTAIYCDEGIRSRGDIVLNVASSGIASLLLSNGRTAHSRFKILLNITENSVCNIKPDFSQAMLLLKAKLIIWDEAPIVSSGLCNGIRLQVRKLGNHVIECEVLTGNNVSHIALIPRMNMVPTNETVPVRFQRRQFPIIVSFAMTINKSQGQTLSHVGLYLPKPVFTHGQLYVALSGVKTKRYLKVLLMNHVGMSANSTINVVYREVFEKIVF, encoded by the exons ATGAAGCAATTGACTGAGGATCATAAAAGGAGAATGCTTATAGAACGGATGCAGGGTGAAAGAGATAAATGGCTTGCTGCGATCAACACATCCTTTGGTCATATTGAAGGTATGCAACT GTGTAAACAATCACAGTTGAGGGTTGATAAATATAAATGTCTGCATGAAAGTCTTATAAACGGGGATGTAGATGCTGCAAGGCTTGGAAAAAGAATCATTCTTCCCAGTACTTTTACCAGTGGACCTAG AGAAGTGACTTCCATTGGATTGAAGGCAGAAGACCGTCCTGATATATTGTGTCAAGTTTTCAAGATCAAGCTTGATGGTTTGCTTGATGACCTAAAAGAGGAAAAAATCTTTGGCAAAATTTTGGGAT ACGTTTGCACTGTAGAGTTTCAAAAGAGAGGGCTTCTGCATGCACATATCCTTTTATTCATGAGTAACGAGTTCAAGCCACAAACACCATATGATATAGACAAACATATAACAGCTGAGATTCCTGATGAAAATGAAAGGCCAAATCTACATGGAGCAGTTCAAAATTACATG AGAACATTCATTGATGAGGCCGGATTTCCCAAATATAGGCGTACTGATAACGGTCGAACAGTGAAGAAAATGGAATGTGTACTAGACAATAAGTTCGTTGTTCCGTATAATCTAGAATTGTTGCTCAAGTTCGGGTGCCACGTAAATATGGAATACACATGCCAAACAAGTTCTATTAAGTATCTGTTTAAGTATGTACACAAGGGTAATGACCGCGTAACAGCTACTCTATACAATGCTGGTGATCCGTCAGAAGCCACACAAGTTGTTGACGAAATTAGGAATTACTACGATTGTAGGTACATTTCGGCATGTGAGGCAGTCTGGCGTCTATTTGGATACaaaatccaagagaaagaaccATTTGTGATTAGACTTTCATTCCATTTGGAGGATGAGCAACCTGTGGTTTATGGTGAAACTTCTAATGTGAATGATATCGTCGAAAGAGCAATATTTCATAAGTCCATATTTTTGGGATGGATGGCGGCGAACATGTCATATCTCTATGCTCGAAGTCTGACTTATGCTGAGTTTCCAACCAAGTTTTTTTGGAAGGACGATTCTTCAAAGTGGTTTCCTCGAAAGAAAGGCTTCACAATTGGAAGGCTGACTCATGTACCTGCAG ATTTAACAATGTCAGATGATGAGATTAAACAGTTGTGCTTAATGGATATAGACAAGATCTTACATTTCTATGGTAAAACCTTGAAAGACTATCCTCCTATGCCTTTAGCAACTGAAGTTGATAGTTCTTTGTTAACCGAAAGGGTTATTAGGGAAGAGCTAAACTTTAACAGGgatgatttaaagaaaaataccTCAGACATGTTAGCCATCGCAACACTTGAGCAGAGATATGCATTCGATAAAATTGTTACAGCTATCTATTGTGATGAAggg ATTCGCTCAAGGGGTGATATAGTGTTAAACGTTGCTTCGAGTGGTATTGCATCTTTACTTCTTTCCAATGGAAGAACTGCACACTCAAGGTTCAAAATACTGTTGAATATAACTGAGAATTCTGTATGTAACATCAAACCTGATTTCTCTCAAGCAATGTTGCTGTTGAAAGCCAAACTTATAATTTGGGATGAGGCTCCAATAGTTAGTAG TGGTCTTTGTAATGGTATAAGGCTACAAGTTAGGAAGCTTGGAAATCATGTCATAGAATGTGAAGTTTTAACGGGTAACAATGTTAGTCATATTGCTTTGATTCCAAGAATGAATATGGTACCAACAAATGAAACCGTCCCAGTTAGATTCCAACGAAGACAGTTTCCCATAATAGTATCGTTTGCCATGACAATTAATAAGTCTCAGGGACAAACTTTATCTCATGTTGGATTGTACTTGCCCAAACCAGTTTTTACACATGGCCAACTATATGTGGCACTTTCAGGAGTTAAGACTAAGAGATATTTAAAAGTTTTACTTATGAATCACGTAGGAATGTCTGCAAATTCAACCATCAATGTTGTTTATAGAGAAGTCTTTGAAAAAATAGTAttctaa
- the LOC112782732 gene encoding glycoprotein 3-alpha-L-fucosyltransferase A, whose product MGLVQNLRGSRTESTHEGLPVSSVQLGLVPKRKCSNLMPLVVALVVIAEIAFLGRLDMAENAAMVTDFFYRSRAASVVDGADDLDFGLLVGRTNKKNSESESCEEWLEREDSVTYERDFNKEPVYVTGADQEWKSCAVGCKFGYDGDRTPDAAFGLPQPSGTASVLRSMESAQYYSENNLAMARRRGYKIVMTTSLSSDVPVGYFSWAEYDIMAPVKPKSESALAAAFISNCGARNFRLQALEALEKENIKIDSYGGCHRNHDGRVDKVETLKRYKFSLAFENSNEEDYVTEKFFQSLVAGTVPVVVGAPNIQDFAPAPGSILHIKEIQDVESVAKTMKYLAENPEAFNQSLRWKYEGPSDSFKALVDMAAVHSSCRLCIHLATTIREKEEKSPDFKKRPCKCTRGSETVYHIYVRERGRFEMESIYLRSNNLTLEALKNAILLKFRSLNHEPVWNPERPKVLGGGNELKVYKVYPVGLTQRQALYSFSFNGDADFTSHLESNPCAKFEVIFV is encoded by the exons ATGGGTCTCGTGCAGAACCTGCGAGGCTCGAGAACCGAGTCAACTCACGAAGGTTTACCGGTTTCATCGGTTCAATTGGGTTTGGTTCCGAAGCGGAAATGTTCGAATCTAATGCCTCTTGTGGTGGCACTTGTGGTCATTGCGGAGATCGCGTTTTTAGGGAGGCTCGACATGGCGGAGAACGCAGCTATGGTCACTGACTTTTTCTACCGGTCACGTGCTGCGTCCGTGGTGGATGGTGCTGATGATTTAGATTTTGGTTTGCTTGTTGGtagaactaataaaaagaattcgGAATCAGAGAGCTGCGAAGAGTGGTTGGAGAGAGAAGATTCTGTAACGTATGAAAGGGATTTTAACAAGGAACCTGTTTATGTCACTGGAGCTGACCAG GAGTGGAAATCATGTGCGGTGGGATGCAAATTTGGTTATGATGGGGATAGGACACCTGATGCTGCATTTGGGCTACCTCAACCATCTGGAACAGCTAGTGTGTTACGATCGATGGAATCCGCACAATACTACTCAGAGAACAATCTTGCAATGGCACGACG GAGGGGATATAAAATTGTAATGACAACCAGTCTATCATCTGATGTTCCTGTTGGATATTTCTCATGGGCTGAGTATGACATCATGGCACCCGTGAAGCCAAAAAGTGAAAGTGCTCTAGCAGCTGCATTCATTTCTAATTGTGGTGCTCGAAATTTTCGGTTGCAAGCTCTTGAAGCCCTTGaaaaagaaaacatcaagattGATTCTTATGGCGGTTGTCATAGGAACCATGATGGAAGAG TGGACAAAGTGGAAACCCTGAAGCGCTACAAATTTAGTTTAGCCTTTGAAAATTCTAATGAGGAGGATTATGTAACTGAAAAATTCTTCCAATCCCTTGTTGCTG GAACTGTTCCTGTGGTTGTTGGTGCTCCAAATATTCAGGATTTCGCTCCTGCTCCTGGGTCAATTTTACATATTAAAGAGATACAAGATGTTGAGTCTGTAGCCAAAACCATGAAATATCTAGCAGAAAATCCTGAAGCATTTAATCAATCACTGAG GTGGAAGTATGAGGGCCCCTCTGATTCTTTCAAGGCCCTTGTGGATATGGCAGCCGTGCATTCATCTTGTCGTCTTTGCATTCACTTGGCCACCACTATcagagagaaggaagagaagagCCCAGACTTCAAGAAGCGTCCTTGCAAATGCACTCGTGGGTCAGAAACTGTATATCATATCTATGTGAGGGAAAGGGGAAGATTTGAAATGGAGTCCATTTACTTAAG GTCAAACAATTTAACTCTGGAAGCATTGAAGAATGCTATTCTTTTGAAGTTCAGATCCCTGAATCATGAACCTGTATGGAACCCAGAAAGACCTAAAGTTCTAGGCGGAGGCAACGAACTAAAAGTTTACAAAGTATACCCAGTCGGCCTGACGCAGAGGCAAGCACTTTATTCCTTCAGCTTCAACGGAGACGCGGATTTCACGTCTCACTTGGAAAGCAATCCATGTGCCAAGTTTGAAGTCATTTTTGTGTAG